A genomic stretch from Bacteroidales bacterium includes:
- the ruvA gene encoding Holliday junction branch migration protein RuvA has protein sequence MYEYIKGKLVELTPTYAILETNGIGYFINISINSYSQLSNQENCILYIHQVIREDTNTLFGFFNKNEREIFRYLISVSGIGANTARMMLSSLSPVEIQQAIISSNVTLLKSVKGIGAKSAQRIIIDLKDKLGKVSDSDDIFVSQDNTIKEETLSALMMLGFTKKSIEKVLDKLLISNKDLSVEELIKLSLKQL, from the coding sequence ATGTATGAATATATTAAAGGTAAATTAGTTGAATTAACTCCAACTTATGCGATATTAGAAACAAACGGTATTGGATATTTTATAAATATTTCAATTAATTCCTATTCACAATTATCCAATCAGGAAAACTGTATTTTATATATACATCAGGTAATTCGTGAAGATACAAATACCTTGTTTGGGTTTTTTAATAAAAATGAGAGAGAAATATTCAGATATTTAATTTCTGTTTCTGGCATTGGTGCAAATACAGCAAGAATGATGTTATCGTCACTTTCTCCAGTAGAAATTCAACAAGCAATAATAAGTAGTAATGTTACTCTTCTTAAAAGTGTTAAAGGAATTGGGGCAAAATCAGCACAGAGAATAATTATTGACCTGAAAGATAAACTGGGAAAAGTATCAGATTCGGATGATATATTTGTTTCTCAGGATAATACTATTAAAGAAGAAACGTTATCTGCTCTTATGATGTTAGGTTTTACAAAAAAATCAATTGAGAAAGTATTAGATAAGCTATTAATTAGCAACAAAGACCTTTCTGTTGAAGAATTAATCAAACTTTCATTAAAACAGTTATAA